The genomic segment ATTAATCAGTGAAAGTTTCTGAACATTTTCTTCTCGAAATCAACTATGTGGCCATCAATGACTGATACGCCCTCTGCGGCAAGCTTCTCCACCTTAGCTTCTCGTCCTCGACCGTAGCCGCCCACCGTTCCATCCGAGCTCACGACTCTGTGGCAAGGCACGATTACTGGGTTCGGGTTCACATGCATCAGTCGCCCTACTGCTCTAGCGGCGTTAGGTCTCCCAGCTGCGGCTGCGATGGCACCGTAGGTTGAGACTCTGCCCTTCGGGATCTGAGATGTGGCTTCGTAGACCCGCTTTTTATCTAACGGTATTCGCTTCTGACTCATCATTCTCATCTGTTCTTTTTCCTCTTCGTTATCATACTTTGACTATTTCCAGCCCAGTCTCTTCTGCGAGCGAGATTATTCGTGGTCGGTCGTTGACTCCTTTCCAGTCGATGATCGCGTAGGTGATCTTCTCGCTGCATCTTGACTTCATTTGGTTGATAATTGGTTGATTAATGTGTTGCAACGCGTATTTAGGTGCGATTGCGCCTAACGCGTAACTGGTCTCTATGACTAGTTGCGTGAACTTCTCGGAGTAGTGGGTTCCTCCGAACCCTACTGCAATCTTCTCAGCAGGAGAGTGGTGGTTGGTGATAGTTTTGACCACGGCTTCGCAGACAGTCTCGACGGCTAATTGGTCGTTCCACCTCTCCTCAGAGGAGCCTATTTCCACGAAGAGCACGGGTGTCTGGAATGATGTGGGGCCGTGATGCATCGGCTCGGTCACGATCTTGTAATCTGGAACATGCTCTCGTAGCTGTTCTAGGTTTTTCAGATAGGCGCGGTGCAGGCTGGGATATGTGTAACCTAGCTCCCGCGGGTTCCCTCCATACGAGGCGTCTTCTGAGAAGTTGCCTGGGAAATGCGCTGTGAGAGTCGGGATTTGACTTTCAGATCTGTGTTTAGACAGGAAGATGTAGGCGTCAGGTTTGAACCCGGGGTCATTCAGGTGTAGAAGCTCCTTCTCTGTCCTAATCAATCGGGTTTCATCTTTTTGATAGATAGGGCTGTCTTCGAACTGCTCTGAGGTTTCTTTGAAACCGTAGTTCTCGATCAGGTGTTGAGCCATGTTTCGGCTAGCAGAGTCGCGGTTAGATGAGACGAGGAGAAGGTTACCTGTCAAGGTTTGTATATGGCGCGGCTTAACCTGATAGAAAAAGGTTGTTGACATCCTTCAGGTTCTTTCTCAATACCCGGTTTCCTGCTTGTTTGTTTGCGGGTTAGGACAGTAGAGCTAAATGTTGCTGGCAGTAAGGTTATTAAGTGATGGGATTCCTTCGTGGAGTGGAATTTCCCCTGTTTAGGAGGTTTGTTAGATGAGTTACATGCCTGGAGCGACTGCCGTCGGAATTGCCTTTAAGGGCGGCGTGGTAGTTGCTGCTGAGAAGAGAGTCGCATACGGCACATATGTGGTCAGCAAGACTGGTAGAAAGGTATTCAAGATATCAGATAAGGTTGGAGCTGCCTGCGCAGGACTCATAGGTGACATGCAGGTTTTGATGCGTGAAATCTCAGCTTACGTTAAGATTCGTGAGCTTGAGATGAGGAGAGATCTTCCTCCAAACTCGGTTGCGAAGCTGCTCTCAGTCATCATGTTTGAGCGACGGTTCGCACCATTCATTACACAGATAGTGATAGGTGGGGTTGACGACAAGCCGTTAGTATATGTTCTTGACCCGTTGGGCTCAATCATCCCGGACAAGTACGCCTCAGTCGGCTCAGGAGCTGAGATGGCGATAGGCGTCATTGAGAATGAGTTCACCGACAATATGAGTGAGGATGCAGCGAAGAATCTCGCGGTTAAATCAATCAAATCCTCAATCCAGCGTGATGCAGCCAGCGGCGACGGCATTGACCTCATGATAATTACTCAAAGCGGGATCCGAGAAGAAACCATCAGCTTTTAACGTACTTTACTAGACATCAAAGAAGAATGACCGTAACTGGAGAGCTGCAGCCGTATCCAGCCGAGCTCTATCGGCTTCTGAAGAAGCAGGGATACCACTGGGTCGGTCGACACTCAGCCACCAAGAAGTGCAAGTGGCTCCATGAAAGCCTTGTGCACAACCGATCCTGTTACAAGGAGAAGTTCTACGGCATCCAGTCTCACCGCTGCCTCCAAATGTCGCCCGCTGTCCTCAATTGCATGACCTACTGCATCCACTGCTGGCGAGCGATGCCGGAAGACATAGGGTTGAGCTGGGAGAACATCTTTCACGGCGGATGGGATGAGCCTGAGAAGATTGTTAACGGCCTCATCTATGAGCACCGCAGAATCCTGTCAGGCTACAAAGCACAGGTCATAGCAGGCAAGGTCGATG from the Nitrososphaerota archaeon genome contains:
- a CDS encoding proteasome subunit beta translates to MSYMPGATAVGIAFKGGVVVAAEKRVAYGTYVVSKTGRKVFKISDKVGAACAGLIGDMQVLMREISAYVKIRELEMRRDLPPNSVAKLLSVIMFERRFAPFITQIVIGGVDDKPLVYVLDPLGSIIPDKYASVGSGAEMAIGVIENEFTDNMSEDAAKNLAVKSIKSSIQRDAASGDGIDLMIITQSGIREETISF
- a CDS encoding MGMT family protein → MMSQKRIPLDKKRVYEATSQIPKGRVSTYGAIAAAAGRPNAARAVGRLMHVNPNPVIVPCHRVVSSDGTVGGYGRGREAKVEKLAAEGVSVIDGHIVDFEKKMFRNFH